From one Dermacentor variabilis isolate Ectoservices chromosome 3, ASM5094787v1, whole genome shotgun sequence genomic stretch:
- the LOC142575344 gene encoding uncharacterized protein LOC142575344, translated as MAYGRRTPIVQNSRAQALRCWTTRNLQCGHCCHLPVMAGDVTHPKHGVNSVFSRRDIEIFERWFRCGDPKETGDLDVEGLKRLWTSLQMDVTQMSAKWLIALADDNRNGKLNFGEFLYLWMMAAENSEFQSTPEGQAMLRTMQAFEIYPVASEKKQSSCYTLNPWVRSRFLDQGDEGRPLDVKLPQSRIQEARELCQGAAKQRAAFIAQAKSLYEGSTRMQHKVHAERRAEFIKWARTTFEDDKVVQKNLPGEIEHEEQITYHDASVCPVMSKSSPAISEFSLDQCSFLADWFHRWDMNKDGLLDGHEIGNMFHCLRIPISPSALQAIVQYFDEDMDGKLNFREFLLMWRAAIYDPDFQRTAEGCKMVKHMRIHNLLPNQARKPSW; from the exons ATGGCTTATGGTAGACGAACGCCCATAGTGCAGAATTCGCGAGCACAAGCCCTTCGGTGCTGGACGACTCGAAATCTCCAGTGCGGTCACTGCTGTCACTTGCCAGTCATGGCTGGAGATGTGACACATCCCAAGCACGGCGTCAACAGCGTCTTTTCACGGCGAGACATCGAAATTTTCGAGCGTTGGTTCAGATG TGGGGATCCAAAGGAGACTGGTGATCTAGATGTGGAAGGCCTCAAACGCCTGTGGACGAGTCTTCAAATGGATGTAACACAGATGTCTGCCAAGTGGTTAATTGCCCTAGCAGATGACAACAGGAATGGGAAGCTTAACTTTGGAGAG TTCCTGTACCTGTGGATGATGGCTGCAGAAAATTCAGAGTTCCAGTCAACACCTGAAGGCCAGGCCATGTTGCGAACCATGCAAGCCTTTGAAATTTATCCTGTTGCTTCTGAGAAAAAGCAAAGCTCCTGCTACACTTTAAATCCATGG GTACGATCAAGATTTCTAGACCAAGGAGATGAAGGGCGACCCTTGGATGTAAAACTGCCTCAGTCTCGGATACAAGAAGCACGAGAGCTATGCCAAGGAGCTGCTAAACAGCGGGCAGCGTTCATAGCTCAGGCAAAGTCGCTTTACGAAG GAAGCACTCGAATGCAGCACAAGGTCCATGCAGAGCGCAGAGCAGAATTCATCAAATGGGCACGCACAACTTTTGAAGATGACAAAGTTGTGCAGAAGAACCTTCCAGGTGAAATTGAGCATGAAGAACAGATCACGTACCACGACGCTTCTGTATGCCCAGTGATGAGCAAGTCATCCCCTGCTATCAGCGAGTTCTCTCTAGACCAGTGTTCTTTCCTGGCCGACTGGTTTCACAG ATGGGATATGAACAAGGATGGCTTGCTTGATGGGCACGAAATTGGTAACATGTTTCACTGCCTGCGAATTCCCATCAGCCCGAGTGCCTTGCAGGCTATTGTCCAATATTTTGATGAGGACATGGACGGCAAGCTAAATTTTCGTGAG TTCTTGCTCATGTGGCGTGCAGCAATATATGACCCAGATTTTCAACGCACTGCCGAGGGGTGCAAAATGGTCAAGCACATGCGAATACACAACCTGCTGCCCAACCAAGCAAGGAAGCCATCATGG TGA